From a single Streptomyces sp. NBC_01264 genomic region:
- a CDS encoding AAA family ATPase — protein sequence MTTSEPLAGTSPRRLPSNGGGDDWRLFRGDGERRAVPFPAAPPWRRFDRQEPPTGAKVPYSRLYLIGPDEADVVNAALHLRRPLLVTGQPGTGKSSLAHAVAHELALGRVLQWPVNSRSTLQDALYQYDAVGRLREATLRRDADGPEPDIGQYIRLGALGNALVPRERPRVLLIDELDKGDVDLPNDLLTVFEEGEFAIPELTRLSEGRAEVHVETDDPDAPASVSRGRIRCSEFPIVIITSNGERDFPPAFLRRCVRLDLPEPNERRLREIVAAHLGPDALDDVDDLLQDFLERRAAGELATDQLLNAVFLRKGGVDLDAPSLLRAVLHQLGGAV from the coding sequence ATGACCACCTCGGAGCCCCTGGCCGGTACGAGCCCTCGGCGTCTGCCTTCCAACGGCGGAGGCGACGACTGGCGGCTGTTCCGTGGGGACGGCGAACGCCGTGCGGTGCCGTTCCCCGCGGCGCCACCGTGGCGCCGGTTCGACCGGCAAGAGCCGCCGACCGGAGCCAAGGTTCCCTACTCGCGGCTCTATCTCATCGGCCCTGATGAGGCCGATGTGGTGAACGCGGCGCTCCACCTGCGCAGGCCGCTCCTTGTCACCGGCCAGCCCGGCACGGGCAAGTCCTCGCTGGCTCACGCTGTTGCCCACGAGCTCGCGCTCGGGCGCGTTCTGCAGTGGCCGGTGAACAGTCGCTCCACCCTGCAGGACGCCCTCTACCAGTACGACGCCGTCGGCCGGCTGCGCGAGGCCACCCTGCGTCGTGACGCGGACGGCCCGGAACCAGACATCGGCCAGTACATCCGACTCGGTGCGCTGGGCAACGCTCTCGTGCCCCGGGAACGCCCCCGCGTGCTACTCATCGACGAGCTCGACAAGGGCGATGTCGACCTCCCTAACGACTTGTTGACTGTTTTCGAGGAGGGCGAGTTCGCCATCCCCGAACTCACCCGGCTTTCCGAGGGCCGCGCGGAAGTGCACGTCGAGACCGACGACCCGGATGCCCCCGCATCGGTATCGCGCGGTCGCATCCGCTGCAGCGAGTTCCCGATCGTGATCATCACCAGCAACGGGGAACGCGACTTCCCTCCAGCGTTTCTCAGGCGTTGTGTCCGCCTCGACCTCCCCGAACCCAACGAGCGGCGACTGCGGGAGATCGTCGCTGCGCACCTCGGACCCGATGCCTTGGACGACGTGGACGACCTGCTGCAGGATTTCCTCGAACGCCGTGCCGCCGGTGAACTCGCCACCGACCAGCTGCTCAACGCCGTCTTCCTCCGCAAGGGTGGCGTCGATCTCGACGCGCCCTCGCTCCTGAGGGCTGTCCTGCACCAGCTCGGCGGAGCAGTGTGA
- a CDS encoding GntR family transcriptional regulator, translated as MAGPSARTSGAQAAPERIAGALRGELLDGAHPVGTRFREEDLAERFDVGRHTIRTALRLLVDRGLLVHERHRGAVVAPLSKQRIDEVFDYRKVLELGALRMVLEADADLGQVLVEVERLEALAARPSPGPSWRELTSVHSAIHRAIVAAAGNQHVLESYQRCEDEVRLLLTFVRPDFDAVSLAAIHRDLIEKLRLGGQAAADALIEDIDCTGRAALLATLRRAEEGARLLGR; from the coding sequence ATGGCCGGCCCATCCGCCCGTACGAGCGGCGCACAGGCGGCGCCCGAGCGGATCGCCGGGGCATTGCGCGGTGAACTGCTCGACGGGGCCCATCCGGTCGGCACGCGCTTTCGCGAGGAGGACCTGGCGGAGCGCTTCGACGTCGGGCGGCACACGATCCGCACGGCGCTGCGGCTGCTGGTGGACCGAGGTCTGCTCGTGCACGAACGCCATCGGGGGGCCGTCGTCGCGCCCCTGAGCAAGCAGCGCATCGACGAGGTCTTCGACTACCGCAAGGTGCTCGAACTCGGCGCGCTGCGCATGGTGCTGGAAGCGGATGCGGACCTGGGGCAGGTCCTCGTGGAGGTGGAGCGCCTGGAGGCCCTCGCCGCGCGCCCCTCGCCGGGGCCCTCGTGGCGCGAACTCACCAGCGTGCACAGCGCCATTCACCGGGCCATCGTCGCGGCAGCGGGCAACCAGCACGTGCTGGAGAGCTATCAGCGCTGCGAGGACGAGGTCCGGCTGCTCCTCACCTTCGTCAGGCCGGACTTCGACGCCGTGAGCCTCGCCGCGATCCACCGCGACCTGATCGAGAAGCTCCGGCTGGGCGGGCAGGCCGCGGCCGACGCCCTGATCGAGGACATCGACTGCACGGGCCGGGCGGCGCTGCTCGCCACGCTGCGCCGCGCCGAGGAGGGTGCACGCCTCCTCGGGCGCTGA
- a CDS encoding phospholipase D family protein codes for MERSDWMLTAGERGNTATRVDSRHPDGSSWTRGNQARPLVHGATYFAELLRNIRAQRRGDLLFFTDWRGDPDERLDGEGTEVGAVLAEAAGRGVIVKGLLWRSHLDGLRYSESENRHLGEEIAAAGGECLLDMRVRPGGSHHQKLVVLRHPGRPALDVAYVGGIDLCHSRNDDADHHGDPQALPMAAAYGPRTPWHDVQLAVRGPAVGDIEAGFRERWEDPAALSRSPLVKLRALVNGEDTYADPIPPQLPDPPPCGNHTVQVLRTYPNRLLRGYPFAPDGERSVARSYLKALKRARRLIYLEDQYLWSPEVVESFAGALRDNPELRLIAVIPTVPDQDGRLTGPMNVVGRVKALDKLREAGGGRVAVYGLENRAGTPVYVHAKVCVVDDVWATVGSDNINLRSWTHDSELNCAVLDEEVDARAPADPGGLGDGARRFARELRLELSREHLDATGPGPLEPGDPGVAGTSDPLCEPVRAFEAFAASAAALDAWHEGGGRGPKPPGRLRAYSPPDLSYAERRLTMPLYRLLVDPDGRTFGLRRRNAF; via the coding sequence ATGGAACGCAGTGACTGGATGCTCACCGCCGGCGAACGCGGCAACACGGCCACCCGGGTGGACAGCCGCCACCCCGACGGCTCCTCGTGGACCCGGGGCAACCAGGCGCGCCCGCTCGTGCACGGCGCCACGTACTTCGCCGAGCTCCTTCGCAACATCCGGGCACAACGCCGGGGAGACCTGCTCTTCTTCACGGACTGGCGCGGCGACCCCGACGAACGGCTGGACGGCGAGGGTACGGAGGTCGGCGCGGTACTGGCGGAGGCGGCCGGGCGGGGCGTGATCGTCAAGGGCCTCCTCTGGCGCTCCCACCTGGACGGACTGCGCTACAGCGAGAGCGAGAACCGGCACCTCGGGGAGGAAATCGCGGCGGCGGGCGGCGAATGCCTGCTCGACATGCGGGTGCGTCCCGGAGGGAGCCACCACCAGAAGCTGGTCGTCCTGCGCCACCCCGGCCGCCCCGCCCTGGACGTGGCCTACGTGGGCGGGATCGACCTGTGCCACAGCCGCAACGACGACGCCGACCACCACGGGGACCCGCAGGCGCTGCCGATGGCCGCCGCCTACGGTCCCCGGACGCCCTGGCACGACGTCCAACTGGCCGTCCGGGGACCGGCCGTCGGCGACATAGAGGCGGGATTCCGTGAACGCTGGGAGGACCCGGCCGCACTGAGCCGCAGCCCGCTCGTCAAACTGCGGGCACTGGTCAACGGCGAGGACACGTACGCGGATCCCATCCCGCCGCAGCTGCCCGACCCGCCGCCCTGCGGCAACCACACCGTGCAGGTGCTGCGCACCTATCCGAACCGGCTGCTGCGCGGCTACCCCTTCGCGCCGGACGGGGAGCGCAGTGTGGCGCGCAGCTACCTCAAGGCGCTCAAGCGGGCCAGGCGGCTCATCTACTTGGAGGACCAGTACCTGTGGTCCCCCGAGGTGGTGGAGTCCTTCGCCGGGGCGCTGCGAGACAACCCCGAACTGCGGCTGATCGCCGTGATACCCACCGTGCCCGACCAGGACGGCCGGCTGACCGGGCCGATGAACGTGGTCGGCCGGGTCAAGGCGCTGGACAAGCTGCGCGAGGCGGGCGGCGGAAGGGTGGCGGTGTACGGGCTGGAGAACCGAGCCGGCACTCCCGTGTACGTGCACGCCAAGGTGTGCGTGGTGGACGACGTGTGGGCCACGGTCGGATCCGACAACATCAACCTCCGGTCCTGGACGCACGACTCGGAACTCAACTGCGCCGTCCTGGACGAGGAGGTGGACGCCCGCGCGCCCGCCGATCCCGGCGGACTGGGCGACGGCGCCCGCCGCTTCGCGAGGGAGTTGCGGCTGGAGCTCTCCCGCGAGCACCTCGACGCCACCGGGCCCGGTCCGCTCGAGCCCGGCGATCCGGGCGTTGCGGGCACGTCGGATCCGTTGTGCGAACCCGTACGGGCCTTCGAGGCGTTCGCGGCGAGCGCCGCCGCGCTGGACGCCTGGCACGAGGGCGGCGGCCGCGGGCCGAAGCCGCCGGGCCGGCTGCGTGCGTACAGCCCGCCCGACCTCTCGTACGCCGAACGCCGCCTCACCATGCCGCTCTACCGGCTCCTGGTCGACCCGGACGGCCGTACGTTCGGACTTCGGCGGCGCAACGCCTTCTGA
- a CDS encoding tetratricopeptide repeat-containing protein kinase family protein — translation MTKVLADSGAELSHEELLDALWLAGRLPRDAVPLARAAGVSAIPAERHGTPHDGTSSAASGNAEPVGTATEPAGAEHTKSEPTLPILAHARRRAREDAEVHATVASSPAISVRAPDTGLILDGQLRLGKSLRPLRQRFPDRRRHELDVTRTVAAIADTGVPETVTRPTRTRWLSLALVVDDGVSMVLWQRLAAEVRALMERAGAFRDVRVYGLDTRGATPSLRTSPYRQRGRLQSPKTLCDPTGSTLVLIVSDGIGDAWWDGGMREVTDRWARCGPTAIVQALPPRLWPSTGIRARRWQVTTRGRGGPTRAWHVTDPDLPPGLVSFDSVPVPVLEPTPAAIADWALLIASPGGTALLPLWDTALPGFVRPAADTRRNDAAEALLRFRDAASPEAYRLAAHVAAVAPVTPPVMRMVQAALGHPTDRGHLTEVFLGGLMHEVDADERDRLPHHRRFDFSSDARRILLNAVSPKELLRTTEAVTRGIEDTVGRAPAFPAWVGHPDGAAMVEDTGRSFGWLREQLLTRLGIPSAGVGPVAPVPGRPQTPEGVTEDPATAGTAWSDGPGVPGKQDTRSNDDETGELLPAGWVELLPGDPVQLGRFRLQARSARGWPHMAMYLARDEDGTVVTVRAPSLLHADDPRAALDLVSTEAECLLRMQGTYAPALVEVQTHSAEELPWIAATCVHRRADDASSAPAPNLRSVLDEHRGSVPEQLFLRIGFGLSEALARAHGLGLVHGSLAPRSVLVTDEAVWLVGWATATVDGGDSTYREVLPVSDTYLVAADGGLFLTSQSDMYAAGALLLAFLAGRWRDPRYGEEHRGPLSASGIDPVLHRMLRRCLDREPARRPSAAALAEAFAAASVVPATANAAEGFITGMAKDILRIRRLARRDLSTHGPVLSDHLMTFSNHLALVGRNDESVAAVQEAVQVYRELAARDSRAYSAGLGTALSNLSVRLGEDGRTEESLNAVSEAEALYRQLSLRDFGVFGPGHAMVLNNLSNRLAAVGKGREALRAINEAVEIDRRLVDSGRQAHGGDLARGLTSLGRRLGGLGRYDEALSVASEAVQIYRMLPENHARRAQDYAVSLNNLAVLLGELGRHGEALSVVDESVVAQRRYRRDLASAASEIREQSERIKTWLTDLIAVVPQR, via the coding sequence ATGACGAAGGTCCTGGCCGATAGCGGGGCGGAGCTTTCTCATGAGGAGCTCCTCGACGCCCTGTGGCTCGCAGGGAGGCTGCCTCGGGACGCCGTGCCGCTGGCTCGTGCTGCTGGAGTGTCCGCGATACCCGCGGAGCGGCACGGCACGCCGCACGACGGGACGTCGTCGGCAGCGTCCGGGAACGCGGAACCCGTCGGTACGGCGACGGAACCGGCGGGCGCCGAACACACGAAGTCCGAGCCCACGCTTCCAATTCTGGCCCACGCGCGGCGCCGCGCACGCGAGGACGCGGAAGTGCACGCGACAGTGGCTTCGTCCCCGGCGATCTCCGTCCGTGCCCCGGACACCGGCCTCATTCTCGACGGGCAGCTCCGGCTCGGCAAGTCTCTCCGACCGCTGCGGCAGCGCTTCCCCGACCGACGCCGCCACGAACTCGACGTCACTCGGACTGTCGCTGCTATCGCAGACACAGGGGTGCCCGAGACCGTCACTCGCCCGACGCGGACCCGCTGGCTGTCCCTCGCACTGGTGGTCGACGACGGCGTCTCCATGGTTCTCTGGCAGCGCCTGGCTGCCGAGGTTCGGGCGCTGATGGAACGAGCCGGGGCGTTCCGCGACGTGCGCGTGTATGGGCTCGACACGCGCGGCGCCACGCCGAGCCTGCGGACTAGCCCGTATCGCCAGCGTGGTCGCCTTCAGTCACCGAAGACCCTGTGCGACCCCACCGGGAGCACTCTTGTCCTCATCGTCAGCGACGGTATCGGCGACGCGTGGTGGGACGGCGGGATGCGAGAGGTGACAGACCGCTGGGCGCGGTGCGGTCCCACCGCGATCGTCCAGGCACTGCCGCCGCGGCTCTGGCCGAGTACCGGGATTCGTGCACGGCGCTGGCAGGTCACCACCCGCGGCCGTGGCGGCCCGACACGCGCCTGGCACGTCACCGATCCGGACCTGCCGCCTGGCCTCGTCAGCTTCGACTCCGTACCCGTCCCGGTCCTTGAACCGACTCCTGCGGCCATCGCCGACTGGGCGCTGCTCATTGCCTCGCCGGGCGGCACCGCGCTTCTCCCGCTCTGGGACACTGCCCTGCCCGGCTTCGTTCGGCCTGCCGCTGACACCAGGCGGAACGACGCCGCCGAAGCGCTACTGCGCTTCAGGGATGCCGCGTCCCCAGAGGCGTACCGGCTCGCGGCCCACGTGGCGGCGGTCGCACCTGTCACGCCCCCGGTCATGCGCATGGTGCAGGCCGCCCTCGGGCATCCCACGGACCGTGGACACCTCACGGAAGTGTTCCTGGGGGGACTGATGCACGAGGTCGATGCCGACGAGCGGGACCGGCTTCCCCACCACCGGCGGTTCGACTTTTCCAGCGATGCACGCCGCATTCTGCTCAATGCCGTATCCCCGAAGGAACTGCTGCGCACCACCGAAGCCGTAACGCGGGGCATCGAGGACACCGTCGGCCGCGCCCCGGCCTTCCCGGCATGGGTCGGCCACCCGGACGGCGCGGCGATGGTAGAGGACACCGGACGCTCCTTCGGCTGGCTGCGGGAACAACTGCTGACGAGGCTCGGCATCCCGTCCGCGGGTGTCGGCCCGGTGGCGCCCGTACCCGGCCGTCCCCAGACACCGGAGGGCGTGACCGAGGATCCGGCGACGGCGGGGACCGCGTGGAGCGATGGGCCTGGCGTACCCGGCAAGCAGGACACGCGATCGAACGACGACGAGACGGGTGAACTGCTGCCCGCCGGCTGGGTGGAGCTTCTGCCGGGGGACCCGGTGCAGCTCGGCCGGTTCCGGCTCCAGGCACGTAGTGCTCGGGGCTGGCCTCACATGGCAATGTATTTGGCCCGGGACGAAGACGGCACCGTGGTCACGGTCCGGGCGCCCTCACTCCTGCACGCCGACGACCCGAGGGCTGCGCTGGACCTTGTGAGCACGGAAGCGGAGTGTCTGCTCCGGATGCAGGGCACGTACGCGCCCGCTCTGGTCGAGGTGCAAACGCACTCCGCTGAGGAACTGCCCTGGATCGCGGCGACCTGCGTCCACCGCCGTGCGGACGACGCATCGTCGGCCCCCGCGCCCAACCTGCGGTCCGTCCTCGACGAACACAGGGGGTCGGTCCCCGAGCAGCTCTTCCTGCGGATCGGCTTCGGTCTGTCCGAGGCTCTCGCCCGCGCCCACGGCCTCGGGCTCGTGCACGGCTCGCTCGCACCGCGGTCCGTGCTGGTGACGGACGAGGCCGTCTGGCTGGTCGGCTGGGCCACAGCGACCGTGGACGGGGGCGATAGCACGTACCGCGAAGTGCTCCCGGTCAGCGACACGTACCTTGTGGCGGCCGACGGCGGGCTCTTTCTCACGTCACAGAGTGACATGTATGCCGCAGGAGCGCTGCTCCTGGCCTTCCTCGCTGGGCGCTGGAGGGATCCGAGATACGGAGAAGAGCACCGAGGCCCTCTCTCCGCGTCGGGGATCGACCCGGTGCTCCACCGCATGCTGCGTCGCTGCCTGGACCGCGAGCCTGCTCGCAGACCGTCCGCAGCTGCTCTGGCTGAGGCGTTCGCTGCTGCGTCCGTCGTACCCGCGACCGCCAACGCGGCGGAGGGTTTCATCACAGGCATGGCCAAGGACATTCTGCGGATTCGACGGCTGGCCCGGCGGGACCTGAGTACCCATGGACCTGTTCTGAGCGACCACCTCATGACGTTCTCGAATCACCTCGCACTCGTGGGAAGGAACGACGAGTCGGTGGCTGCCGTTCAGGAGGCCGTACAGGTCTACCGTGAGTTGGCTGCGCGGGACAGCCGAGCTTACTCCGCTGGCTTGGGAACGGCCCTTAGCAATCTGTCCGTGAGGCTGGGAGAGGACGGCCGCACAGAGGAGAGCCTGAACGCAGTCTCCGAAGCAGAGGCGTTGTATCGGCAGCTGAGTCTGCGAGATTTTGGTGTCTTTGGGCCGGGCCACGCAATGGTCTTGAACAACCTGTCCAACCGCCTGGCCGCGGTGGGCAAGGGGCGCGAGGCGCTCCGGGCGATCAATGAGGCCGTTGAGATCGACCGACGTTTGGTCGATTCGGGTCGCCAGGCCCACGGAGGTGATTTGGCGCGGGGCTTGACGAGTCTGGGCCGCAGGCTAGGAGGCTTGGGCCGCTACGACGAGGCACTGTCAGTTGCGTCCGAGGCGGTTCAGATATATCGGATGCTTCCCGAGAATCACGCGCGTCGGGCGCAGGACTACGCCGTGAGTTTGAACAACCTCGCAGTGCTGCTAGGTGAACTGGGGCGCCATGGCGAGGCCCTGAGCGTGGTCGACGAGAGCGTCGTAGCCCAGCGTCGGTACAGACGCGACCTGGCATCGGCGGCCTCCGAGATCCGTGAGCAGTCTGAGCGCATCAAGACTTGGCTCACGGACCTCATTGCGGTGGTCCCCCAACGGTAG
- a CDS encoding trypsin-like serine peptidase, whose translation MEPARLALIRSGTDQGPRGIGSGYLIAPHLVLTARHVLQDRETGALWPVITVRVGHPEVGEMTSVTAELLWVHPDGLDVALLHIDRKIDLPGSVSWGRPAGMAPLLYEGLGYPWASQGETREPEHLRGVLPVLSGGKDRYVLDQDPAPVPVPTAGTPGAGPRGRGCSVTVTSLGS comes from the coding sequence GTGGAGCCGGCCAGACTGGCGCTGATTCGCAGCGGCACAGACCAAGGACCTCGCGGCATCGGCTCCGGCTATCTGATCGCTCCCCACCTCGTGCTGACCGCCCGTCATGTGCTGCAGGACCGCGAAACGGGAGCGCTCTGGCCGGTCATCACCGTGCGGGTAGGCCACCCCGAGGTTGGTGAAATGACGTCGGTGACCGCTGAGCTGCTTTGGGTCCACCCGGACGGCCTCGACGTGGCGTTGTTGCACATCGACCGCAAGATCGACCTGCCGGGCTCAGTCAGCTGGGGACGGCCCGCGGGTATGGCGCCGTTGCTGTATGAGGGACTCGGCTACCCCTGGGCCTCCCAGGGGGAGACCCGGGAGCCGGAGCACCTTCGCGGCGTCCTGCCGGTCTTGTCCGGAGGCAAGGACCGCTACGTTCTCGACCAGGATCCGGCGCCAGTCCCCGTGCCGACGGCCGGAACGCCTGGGGCGGGGCCTCGGGGGCGGGGGTGTTCTGTGACGGTCACCTCGTTGGGGTCGTGA
- a CDS encoding MFS transporter has translation MSSAPPALSTEPAPSERQGARTPMILLIACAAQFMVVLDVSIVNVALPDMKASLGLSPAGQQWIVNAYTLAFAGLLLLGGRAADLVGARRTFLAGLVLFAAASLACGLSGDGTTLIAARAVQGLGGALLAPATLTLIMTTFTEPRSRMRAMGTWSSVNGGGGAAGAVVGGLLTEYAGWRWVFFVNIPIGLAILAAALLYVPAVRGSHGGLRRLDLPGALSVTVGLTALVYGIISTESSPWGSPHVWGALSLGILFLAAFVLIESKVAAPLVPLAVLRRRTLAIANLVMIGLGSAMFAMWFLLSLYMQQVLGFSAVKTGLLFLPGCVAVIVGTRTSAHLVRRIGPRSLLVTGMAVSTFGFLWLSRIAVGGVFTTDVAPPFGLCALGLGMAMLPVTAAATTGIQPREAGLASGLVNTSRQVGGALGLAILAAVASHGVAEHLVPGVQALTAGYGRAFLFAALFTACAAFGSFFLPGRPATAGPGATAPGPGAGLTSGGAA, from the coding sequence ATGTCAAGCGCTCCGCCCGCCCTCAGTACCGAACCCGCACCGTCCGAGCGCCAGGGTGCGCGGACGCCGATGATCCTGTTGATCGCCTGCGCGGCCCAGTTCATGGTCGTGCTGGACGTCTCGATCGTGAACGTCGCCCTCCCGGACATGAAGGCCTCCCTCGGCCTGAGCCCGGCCGGGCAGCAGTGGATCGTCAACGCCTACACCCTTGCCTTCGCCGGGCTGCTGCTCCTGGGCGGCCGGGCCGCCGACTTGGTCGGTGCCCGTCGTACCTTCCTGGCCGGCCTCGTCCTCTTCGCCGCGGCCTCACTCGCCTGTGGACTGTCCGGCGACGGTACGACGCTGATCGCCGCCCGAGCCGTTCAGGGTCTCGGGGGTGCGTTGCTCGCCCCGGCCACGCTGACGCTGATCATGACCACCTTCACCGAGCCCCGCTCCCGCATGCGCGCGATGGGCACGTGGAGCTCGGTCAACGGTGGCGGAGGCGCGGCCGGCGCGGTGGTCGGCGGGCTCCTGACCGAGTACGCCGGCTGGCGCTGGGTCTTCTTCGTCAACATTCCCATCGGGCTCGCGATCCTCGCCGCCGCGCTCCTCTACGTGCCCGCCGTGCGCGGTAGCCATGGTGGGCTGCGCCGCCTGGACCTGCCTGGCGCGCTGTCGGTCACCGTGGGCCTGACCGCCCTGGTCTACGGGATCATCTCCACCGAGAGCTCGCCCTGGGGCTCACCCCACGTCTGGGGCGCGCTCTCCCTCGGGATCCTGTTCCTGGCCGCCTTCGTCCTGATCGAGTCGAAGGTCGCAGCCCCGCTGGTCCCCCTCGCGGTCCTGCGCCGGCGCACTCTGGCCATCGCCAACCTGGTCATGATCGGCTTGGGCTCGGCGATGTTCGCGATGTGGTTCCTGCTCTCCCTCTACATGCAGCAGGTCCTCGGCTTCAGCGCCGTCAAGACCGGCCTGTTGTTCCTGCCGGGCTGCGTGGCGGTCATCGTCGGTACCCGGACCTCCGCCCACCTCGTGCGCCGCATCGGCCCGCGCTCCCTGCTGGTCACCGGCATGGCCGTCAGCACCTTCGGGTTCCTGTGGCTCTCGCGCATCGCCGTGGGCGGCGTCTTCACCACTGACGTGGCCCCGCCCTTCGGGCTCTGCGCCCTCGGCCTCGGGATGGCCATGCTGCCCGTCACCGCCGCGGCCACCACCGGCATCCAGCCGCGCGAGGCGGGACTGGCATCCGGGCTGGTCAACACCTCCCGGCAGGTGGGCGGCGCGCTCGGCCTCGCGATCCTGGCCGCCGTCGCCTCCCACGGCGTCGCCGAGCACCTCGTTCCCGGGGTTCAGGCCCTCACGGCCGGCTACGGCCGCGCCTTCCTCTTCGCCGCCCTCTTCACCGCCTGCGCGGCCTTCGGCTCCTTCTTCCTCCCGGGCCGTCCGGCCACGGCGGGTCCCGGCGCCACGGCGCCCGGCCCCGGCGCGGGCCTTACGTCCGGCGGGGCGGCTTGA
- a CDS encoding M17 family peptidase N-terminal domain-containing protein: MPRTPAPEQCAELTPTSSPLPELDADVVVVTAGTDASGALALAEDALVIDRASGGALRAALERGGYRAVWAAQRFVNLPGTPFGSVLVVGTGPENGRETGPVGGDPDAPRVTLRERRHALAAGLAGLTGGRVAVSSGGAWDALLVEAAALATYRYDRYSERPRPAELLVSCARLPHEEDLAELSSRLRSVCFARDWVNLPGGHKRPEASTALLLEEAGRSGVEARVWTAEELTALGAGGLVGVGQGSAEPARLVRLTAHGTDGGPPLVLIGKGLTYDAGGVNLKTTWLEHMKLDMGGAAACAGAVFRSGRRPRGRTVVAWIALAENVMSATSYLTGDVLRMHAGTSVEVTNTDAEGRLALADAMSIADTGDAAALLTVAPP; this comes from the coding sequence CACCCCCACCTCATCACCCTTGCCCGAACTGGACGCGGACGTCGTCGTGGTGACCGCGGGAACCGATGCCTCCGGAGCACTCGCGCTCGCCGAGGACGCGCTGGTGATCGACCGGGCCTCCGGGGGCGCCTTGCGGGCGGCACTGGAGCGCGGCGGGTACCGCGCCGTCTGGGCCGCACAGCGGTTCGTCAACCTGCCCGGCACCCCCTTCGGTTCGGTGCTCGTGGTCGGAACGGGCCCGGAGAACGGCCGGGAGACCGGCCCGGTGGGCGGTGATCCGGATGCTCCGCGCGTCACCCTGCGGGAACGGCGCCATGCGCTCGCGGCCGGGTTGGCCGGTCTGACCGGTGGACGCGTCGCCGTATCCTCGGGGGGCGCCTGGGACGCGCTCCTCGTCGAGGCAGCGGCCCTGGCCACCTACCGCTACGACCGGTACAGCGAGCGGCCGCGACCCGCCGAACTCCTGGTGAGCTGCGCACGGCTGCCCCACGAGGAAGACCTCGCGGAGCTCTCGTCGCGACTGCGTTCGGTGTGCTTCGCCCGGGACTGGGTCAACCTGCCCGGTGGGCACAAGCGCCCGGAGGCCAGTACCGCGCTCCTGCTCGAAGAGGCCGGCCGCTCCGGGGTCGAGGCGCGGGTGTGGACCGCCGAGGAGCTCACCGCGTTGGGCGCCGGGGGCCTCGTGGGGGTCGGTCAGGGCTCGGCCGAACCGGCCCGGCTCGTGCGCCTCACCGCCCACGGCACCGACGGGGGTCCTCCCCTGGTTCTGATCGGCAAGGGGCTCACGTACGACGCCGGGGGCGTCAACCTCAAGACCACCTGGCTGGAACACATGAAGCTCGACATGGGCGGGGCGGCCGCCTGCGCGGGCGCGGTGTTCCGCTCCGGCCGCCGACCGCGCGGACGCACCGTGGTGGCCTGGATCGCTCTCGCCGAGAACGTGATGTCGGCGACCTCGTACCTCACCGGCGACGTCCTGCGCATGCACGCGGGCACGAGCGTCGAGGTGACCAACACCGACGCCGAAGGGCGCCTGGCACTGGCCGACGCGATGAGCATCGCCGACACCGGGGACGCCGCGGCGCTCCTCACCGTCGCCCCCCCCTGA
- a CDS encoding alpha/beta fold hydrolase yields the protein MEINNVQLHGVGHPVLLLPGGAESGDGFFPGLIEGLTADPGCQVIVYDRPGTGTSPADGALADAASHLSSLIDRLGCGPVVAVRQSLGGAVAVLLARDHPHNVAGLVLLDPTPLNDPRTCARLERTTRLLAGAAAVPGVHSLLSAAVRATAARVARRSTLRPDCAAALARTARLDVPTLARAVRGITALSRDLRETDLPRIPAVVVTADRTPRSRVRRAHARLAQAFGAPLVSWPGATHSVHLDHPDETLATVRTLLTPTGPPTGP from the coding sequence ATGGAGATCAACAACGTCCAACTGCACGGGGTGGGACACCCCGTACTGCTCCTGCCCGGCGGAGCCGAATCCGGCGACGGCTTCTTCCCGGGCCTGATCGAGGGCCTCACCGCCGATCCCGGCTGCCAGGTGATCGTCTACGACCGCCCGGGCACCGGCACCTCCCCCGCCGACGGCGCGCTCGCCGACGCGGCCTCGCACCTGAGCAGCCTCATCGACCGCCTGGGCTGTGGTCCGGTCGTGGCAGTGCGCCAGAGCCTCGGCGGCGCCGTGGCCGTCCTCCTCGCCCGCGACCACCCGCACAACGTCGCCGGCCTGGTCCTGCTCGATCCCACACCCCTCAACGACCCGCGCACGTGCGCGAGGCTGGAACGCACCACGCGCCTCCTTGCGGGAGCCGCGGCCGTTCCCGGCGTGCACTCCCTGCTCTCTGCGGCGGTACGGGCCACCGCCGCCCGGGTCGCACGCCGGAGCACGCTGCGACCCGATTGCGCGGCCGCCCTCGCACGCACCGCCCGCCTCGACGTACCCACCCTGGCCCGGGCCGTCCGAGGCATCACCGCCCTCTCCCGGGACCTGCGCGAAACCGACCTCCCCCGCATCCCCGCCGTGGTCGTCACCGCCGACCGCACACCGCGGAGCCGTGTCCGCCGCGCCCACGCACGGCTCGCGCAGGCCTTCGGCGCCCCACTCGTGAGCTGGCCCGGAGCCACGCACAGCGTGCACCTCGACCACCCCGACGAAACCCTCGCCACCGTCCGTACGCTGCTCACCCCCACCGGACCTCCGACGGGCCCCTGA